The nucleotide window CTGCCTCGGGGTCTCCCCATCGCCAGAGGGACCCAGCAAGGGGGGCTACAGGCTTCCCGCTCGGGCCCGGCTCGGCCCAGACAGCCGCCAAGGTCCCACGAGCGTCGAGATTGTGCGATTCTGCGGCTGTTCGCCCTCCGCAGCTGGGCCGTTGGCAAAGGTACCGAGGTGGGCTTCCCCTGCCCGGGGACCAAGCCCATTCGTTCCAGCCAGTCAGGGGCCGTGAAGCACATTTTGTTTGGGGTAGGGGAACCCCCACCCCCGTCAGTGCTCCCCTCCCGCCTCCCCACCCACGGAGGCCAGGCCACTGGCCTCTTCCCCCAGCGTCAACGGTCATCCCCATCGGCTGCCCCTCAGAGAACGGCCTGCGGTTCATTGGCCTGCTAAGAAAAACCCATCTGTgtttctttgaggaaaaaaagggagaagaaaaagctcGTTGTCTATtattctttggggggggggtgcggaTGGGGAGCCCTGGCCTGCTGCCACTGAGCCTATTAGTCCTGCACTGGGGCTGGGGGGACAGGAGGTGGAGGGGAGGGCTCTGGCCAGCTCCTAACACGGGGTGCGGTCCTCGGGGGTTTGAGGGGGACCTTAGAAATGGACATTTCTGGGGAGGAGAGGAGCTTTGTGCCCCCTTGGCAGATCCTTATGGTGAAAAGCTCCCAAGGATTCAAGAGCCCTGGCTTGGCCAATAACTTACTGTGTGTTCTTGGGGGACTTCcactctccaagcctcagtttcctcatctggaaaaggggAGCGATGATCCCTGGCCTTTGCCTACTCTCACCAGGATGTTGtgaggacaggagaagacagccAGAAACAGAGTGGAAGGACAGAGTTCCAATGTACCCATTTACCAGATCCCCGTAGGAAGCCCTCTGCGGACAAAGGGTAAAAGCCCAACCCTTGAAGTCAGAGGCCAAGGGTTCGGGGTCCAGACCTAGCACGGCTCACATCCGGCCCTGGGCCAGTCTCTTTAACTGGCTGACCTGTAGGTGTCCCcccaaataatttcattaagacTTTAAGTTGCCTGGGATTCAGATGAACTTGAACCCCAGTCCCTGCTCATCCCTCAGGCCAGCATTCTCCACCCCACTCACTGTCCCTTTTATAGTAGAGTCCCCCAAACAGcccttagaaggaaaaaaaaagtccatttagCCCCAGCTTTCTCCCCCGCCCCCCACATACTGGCCCCAAactattttttcttgaaaaattctttattttgtacaaaaaaaatgatATGATCTGACACCCCACTACAGTACGTCCAACCTAGAGCAGGAGGGGCCTGCCCGAGGGCTTACTTTGGTGGAAACAGGTGGGGTGCCAGGAAGCACCAGGTACGGGGAGCAGCAGGCAGTGCCCCAAGCCCCTCCAGCCGCAATGTCCAGCCGTGCTAGGTCTAGACCACTGCAGGCTATCGCCAAAGGAGGGCACCCAAGGTACTGACGGGTCTGGCACCCAAGCCGTGCCAGGATCGGGCGAAGGAACTGGGCTGTGGAGCCGGGAGACGTGAAGGCTTCTGGGGAGCTGAGGGGGGACAAATGCCTTattttcaagtatctgaagggctggCAAGGAAGAGGAACCTTGTTCTTCTCGGGCTCAGAGGGCACAGCAAGGCCCCCCAAGAGGGGCAGATTTGAGTTGGAAGGTAGGAGAGATTTCCTAACGGTGAGAGCCATCCCAGCGTGGAATGGGCTGTTCTTGGCCGCAGGGCTTCGAGGCTCAGAGACTTCGTGCTGGAAGGGGTCTCAGAGGCCACCACGGCCAACTTTCTTTTTaccgataaggaaactgaggcacagattatGACTTGCCTGGGTTTGCACAGCCTAGGAGGCAGGATTGGAGCCCGGGTCTTTGGGACTCCAAACCTAACGTTCCTTCTAGCTTTGGATGCCACTGACAGCAAGTGTGGCAGAGAACAGGAGGGTGGGCAGGATGGGGCATcgcccccctccaccccccacccccatgtccCTTCCCCATCCACCCAGGAGGGCTGCAGGCTTGAGGAAGGGGCATGGAACAGGACTCCCCTCCCAGGCCCTACCCTTAAGTCTGCTTACACAcaaaaaggaaagagttaaagcccaatgattttttttttaaaccacacgACAGAATCGAGCCCAGTCCACCTCAGGCCTGCTGGCCCAGATTGGTGTACCCGGAGATTCCCCTGGCCATCCGCTAGGCCCAGCTCCCCTCCCTGTGCCCCCTTCCCACTAGCAGCCCCCACAGCTCCTGGCGCAGGAGGCAGCCACAGACTGGCACAGGCCGCTGGTCGCCATCACGCCACACTTGGAGAACTTGTCTCGGCACAGGTCAGCTAGAGGGGTGAAGGGAAGAGAGTCAAGGGGGGATGTCGGGGGACCCCACTGGGCCAGCAGTCCTCcgactgctcccctcccccaatccCTGCCTCGAGGAGGGCACGGAGCCTGGGTGAGCCCCCCTTACCTCGCAGCAGCTCCTCGTGGGCACAGACAGTTCGGACGCAGATTTCTTTGTTGATGATGTACATTCGGCGGAGGCTGGGAATTGAGTGATTGGGGAGACTTCAGCCCTATTCTCCCAGGGCCTCCCCACTCCTGACCGGACATCAAATACCCACACACCCTTGCTGAGGGCTGGGGGCGCCCGATTCCAGGCTGTCACTGCCCTTGAAGCCCTGGAGGCCGGCCTCAAGGGCCCAAGACACCCAGCCTTCCCGGCACTGGTTCGGAGGTTCCATCCCTGCCCCGGGGCCCTGCTCACCTATAAAAGCAGACCTCATTGAGGCATTGTTTACAGGGCCTGTGGACCGAGTACAGGCGGGTACAGGGATACTGCTCCTCCCTACAAtctgggggagagaggaaggcaggTGAGGCCCCCCACTTTCCCCGAGAGGCCCCTTGGGATCTTGCCCCCTTCTGCTGTGCAGGATGGAGCCAGGAGCCCTTCCGAGTCCTCTCTCGGGCTGAGCCTGGGAAAAGTGGGTGCAGGGAGAGTCAGGATACCTGGGAGAGGGAGTGATGGGCTCTTACCTAGTGGTCCAGGCTCTGTGGGCTCTGTCTCTGGGTTTTCTGTGGAGGGAGAGACACCAGGAGGGATGAAAAGAGACTCGGAGATGGAAGGAGGAATTATCACTGCCCCCCACTTCTGACAGAttcagaaactgaggcctggagacgGGGGAGCCAGGAAGACATACTATCTGCCAGGCATTGGCAGTCAAGAATGAAGCAATCCCCTCTGTCGGGGTAGGCACAGGGAGAAGGTATGGGCTGGGACATGCAAGAAGGCTTGGGCTAGGGGTTCCCCATTCCTTGCTGAGCCCTGGAGGAGGCCAAGTTCCTGGTAGGGGACAGGAAAGGGTCTGCTTGGGGACCTACCATGAGTGGGGGCCGGGATCACCTCCTGCTGGACCTGCTGTTGGGACTGGTACTGAAGCTGTTCCTCTGGGGGGCGGTGGGTGGACTCTGCCAAGGAGAAAGGGGGCAGGTGGTCTCTTGGCTTCCCCTCCTCTGCACcaaccccccaccaccacccccctgGCCTTATCGTCCTGCCAGCCATCTCTCGCCCATTCTGGCCAACGACCTACCTTGGTAATCGTAGTAATCGGGATTGTCTGGATAGGAGAGAAGAGGTCAGGGTTAGGTAGCTGGCTCGGGGGCTTGGCGAGGCAAACGTGCCCCCTGAAATGGCGCCCAGCATCGAGGTTCCCCCACCCAAACCCAGAGGGCCAGGCTGCCCACCCTCCAGGCTCCTTGCCACAAGTGGCAGTGTGATGAGGCAGGGGCAAGACCCACCCTGGGCAGGATCCATTCACAGATGGGGAAGGGTTGAGACTTTCCATAGAAGAGCCGAGGAGGTTTAAGcagtaaaagagaaagaggggggcAGGCCCGAGAGCAGGCCTCACTAGAAGGACAAAGAAGGGGAACCCACTGCCTCTGCTGTTCCCAGGGGAGGAATGAGGACCGATGGAGCTCTGCTGTTTTAAAGAGGTTTGAGGCCACCCAAAGCATCCTGGCAGCCAGGCccgaaggggaaagaaagggctATCCCGAGAGGGAAGGGGGCGCCTGTCCCTGGAATGGAGGCCGGGGGACCCCATTTTGGGGAGGTTGTAGAAGGAATTTCTGTTTAGTTTGGGGGAGGATGAGGTGCTCTCTGGGTCCCTTCCAACTCGAGTCTCGGAGCCACAGCTGGGCTAGATGGGAGCTTTGGGGGCTCCCCCCAGCCTCACCCGCCTGGCCACCACTCACCAATCTGGTCTCCATAGTGCGTGTACTGGACGTGGTCAGGGTCGATGTCATACTGACCCTGTGCCAGCAGCCCGGctaaaaggaagaagggaaaggtcaGGCGTGTCTGGGGATGGGGGCCAAGAGGGAAGTCCAGGGCCCTTATAGACCAGAAAGGGACAGTATGGTAGAATGGGCAAACCACTAAAAGgaatattccttcctttcccttagagATAGGGGCAAAGGGGATGGATCATTGGATCAGAACCTCAAGAGCTAATTAAGAGTAATTAGCTCTGGTTTCTCAGAGATAGGCAGGGAAGACATTGCAGAGAACCACAGCATTGTAGTAATGGGATGGCTAAGTGGCACTaaaatggagtcagaagacctgggttcaaattcagcctcagatgtttcttagctgtgtgaccctggtcaagtcacataatcattgttcgcctcagtttcctcatctgtaaaacaggagtcccagggtggttgtgagaatcaaatgagacaagaaTTGTTTTAAAGCATtgatcacagtgcctggcacatagtaggtgctctataaatatgATGATGGGAGGAATCTCAATGAATTAGAACTGCGGCTAAAATCTGCAAAGCATTCAGTATCAGTTAACCTCAGCGGATCTTCACAGCAGCTGTCCAAGGTATTAATTATTACCCCTCCttgtacagatggggaaacggGTTGAGAGATATCCAAAGTCTTCTCAGAGAGGGAAATTCCAACTAGGAGGATGGGAACTAGATGTAATTTCATTAATGCAGGACACCCAGAAAAATAGTCAGGAGAAGCTTGGATCTGGACCCTCCCTCAGCATCCAGGTCCCTTTCCATCTCATCACCatcctttttacagaggaggaaaagaaggatctGAGTGCAAAAAGAACGAGCCCAAAGTTTCAGTGAATCAGTGGAGAAACTGGACCTGAGACCCAGGTCCCCAGACTCCTATCTCTGGGTTCTCCCCATTCCCCCACACCACCTCTTTGGAGGGTCTTGGGGTCAAGCAGCAATGTTCCTGGTTGTCTGGGTGACTGCTCCTCCTCCTCAGCATCCCTGAGAATTCAGAACACTGGAGAGGGGCAGCTTAGATGTGGAACAGAGGACTCTGGGAAACTCCCTGGTCTTTGGAGGCTATGGCTACCTTGGGCAGGTGGGTCTGGGAGAATCCCATCCATCCTGGGCAGTGGTATCCATCAAGACTATGTGACAAAGAGCAAATGCCCCATCTCCTGGGGCACTTCTTACAGTTGAGAACCTGATAAAAGGAGATGATCCTGAGGCCTCAGCAGACCCCACTCACCACTCACCAGGCAGACACAACAGGAAGAGGTAGGCAGCTCTCATGACAACAAATATGGCAGCCAGGAGGGAGGTAAAACTGGAGGGATGAGCTGGGGGAAAGAGAGTGTGGtttaactcattatctttcctccaaaatctACTCGtcttcttaatttccttatttctaaaatatttctatcgAGCCTCTCTCCACCTTCACATTCATTACCCAAGTTCAGCCATTACTGCCTCCATCCTGGACTTTGGCAATATGTTCCTAATTGGTCTCAAGTCTCGCCCCACTCCAAACTAAGGAAATTGGGGCTACCCGCATGATGTTCCAAAAGCACACATCTGACCCGTCACTGCTCTACTGGAGAAACTCCCAGGGTTCTCACTTGCCTTCGGGACCCAATGCAAAGCTCTTCCCAGGCTGGCCCCCTTCTGACCTTTCCCCACTGATTTCACATTCCTTAGACAGGCCATTCCACTGTGCCcacctccatgcctggaatgcactcactcactcactcactcactcattcaccATCTCTCCGGCTCTTGCagtccttcaaggctcagctcaaggaCTGTCCCCCAAGGCTTTTCCCGATTGCCTCCCATGAACCTGTCCCTCTGATGC belongs to Gracilinanus agilis isolate LMUSP501 unplaced genomic scaffold, AgileGrace unplaced_scaffold52172, whole genome shotgun sequence and includes:
- the MFAP2 gene encoding microfibrillar-associated protein 2, which codes for MRAAYLFLLCLPAGLLAQGQYDIDPDHVQYTHYGDQIDNPDYYDYQESTHRPPEEQLQYQSQQQVQQEVIPAPTHENPETEPTEPGPLDCREEQYPCTRLYSVHRPCKQCLNEVCFYSLRRMYIINKEICVRTVCAHEELLRADLCRDKFSKCGVMATSGLCQSVAASCARSCGGC